In Suricata suricatta isolate VVHF042 chromosome X, meerkat_22Aug2017_6uvM2_HiC, whole genome shotgun sequence, the DNA window ccaactcttgattttggctcaggtcatgatctcgtggttcatgggttagagccccacctcaggttccatactgatggtgcagagcttgcttggaattctctctctctacctctctctgcctctctgctgctctctctctcaaaaaataaactaaaaaaattctttttaaatatatagttaaaaaatcaacacagaaaataaaatggtatactaaaaatatttactacaagAGAAGGCAGTaagaaaagaggaacaaaaaagaatagagatatataggaaacaaatagcaaaatggcaaATGTAAACCCAACTACATTGATCATTACAGTAAATGTGCATGGTCTAAACacccaaatcaaaagtcagagatTCAAAAAAGCAAGATTCAACACtacacattgttttaaaaagacgAATCTGAGATTCAAGATAAAAATAGCTTAAAagtgaaaggatagaaaaatatatcatggggtgtttgggtggctcagaagtgtgagtgtctgactcttgattttggctcaggtcatgatctcgtggttcatgggttagagccccacctcaggttccatactgatggtgcagagcttgcttgggattctctctatccatCTCTTCCTTCCGCTCCCccatctctaaataaataaataaattttaaaaaacaagaaaagaaaaaagatatcatGCAAACAATAACCATAAGAGAGCTGGAGTGGCTATATTAAtgtcagataaaatagactttaaggcCAAAgctatcattaaagaaaaaagggacaTTACATAGTGACAAAGCGGTCAATGCATCacaaagatataacaattataaacatatacacatctAACAACACTTaaggcaaaaactgacagaaaggATAAAGAGACCATTGAACTATTAAAGTTGGAGATTTCAATACTCCACTTTCAATACCtgataaaactagaaagaaaatcagcaagaTACAGAAAACTTGAACAACACTATCAACAAGTTTGACCTAACTAAAATCTATGGAACAGTGCAGTCAACAAATGCAGTGTACTCActcttttcaaatatgtatgGAACAGTTTCTAGGATCGGCTATAATGGAGACCATAAAATAACTTTCAATATATCTAGGAGGATTGAGATAATACAAAACACGTTCTGTGACCACAACagaattaaatcagaaatcaaaaagagaaagacatctaggaaattcaaaaatatttggaagttgAACAAAGCACTTCTAAACAACCCCCacaagtcaaagaaaaaattacaagggaaattacaaaatactttgaacagaatgaaaatgaaaattcaacacATCAAAATTATGGGATACAGCTAAAGCGGTACTTAGAAGGAAATCTATAGCTTTAAATGCTTCTACCGGCAAAACTGAAATCTCAAGTCACCAGCCTAATAATCTACCTTAGtaacctagaaaaagaaaagcaaaccaaatCTAAAGCAAGCCGACATAAGATTACTGTAGAAATGAGCGAAAacgaaaatagaagaaaaagagagaaaattgataAAATCAAGTTTTTTCCTTGAAAAGGTCAACTAAATTGATTTTACCTAAAGTGATTGAGAAAAAAGATTAGCACGATCAGTGCAAAGGGGGACATTACTACTGAGCTACAGAAATTTGAAGGACTCTACGGCAATGTTTTGACAACTCTATGGCAACAAATCAGACAATTCAGGTGAAATGGACAAAGTCTTAGAAAGATACAAATAACCAAAATTGAcgttaaagaaacaaaatctggaTAGACTTACAATAAGCAACTgatttagtaatttaaaatgttcccacagcagaagaaataaacagacgTTTCTccatagaagacatccagatggccagcagacacaggaaaagaggCTCAgcaacactcatcatcagggaaatgcaaagcaaaactacaatgaggtgccgcctcccacctgtcagaacggctgaCATGAACAACACGAGAAACAAGTGTCCGCGGGGATGCGGACAGAAAAAGGGACTCgcacactcttggtgggaatgcaaactggtgcggccactttggaaaaacagaacggagcttcctcaaaaagctaCAAATAGAGTTACCGTACCACCTAGTAACTGCACCATTGGATATTgatctaaaaaatacaaaactactaattcaaagaaacacatgcatccctatgtttatacCATcgtcatttacaatagccaaagtacggaaGCAGCCCAGTGTCTGTCGATAGATGAACGGACAAAGCCGATGTGGTAAAAATACACGGGAGAATATTACTCCGCCATAAAAAGGAGGTCCCGCCCTTTGCAACTACGGGCgtggagctagagggtataacgctaagtgaaagaagtcagtcagatgAAGACGAATACCATAGggtttcagtcatatgtggagtattagaaacaaaaacaaaacaaaaccgagcaaaacaaaaagagagagacaaagcaagaaacagacttttagcCGTATCTGAGACCACACCGGCGATGACCAGCGGGGAGGCGGGCGCACTTGGGAGGAGCGCGGGGCGGGGCGCGGCACTGGTGAATCAGTCACCAGGTTGTGCACCGGAAACGAACAGAACGCTGTTAACTACACTGATATTAGGATGATTAACATTCCCGTAGAGGAAATCCAAACCCAGAAGCCTTCATAGGTGAATGCTATCAAATAACATAACTGAACATATATGTCCATTCAAACACTTGCATagaaatgttcacagcagcattattcacaacgtCAAAAGGTGGGTACAACTCAAACATCCATTAATTGGCGTggggagaaacaaaatgtggtgtctCCATACAATGGAACATCACTCAGCTGTAAGAGCGGAAGCGAAGTACTCTCGCGGGCCACAGCGGGGCTGACCTCAAAACCATTACGCCAGACACAAAGGGCCACATATGTACGTATGGTCGCACTTCTGTAAACTATCAGAATATGCACATCCGCAGAGACGGAATGTAGGCTACTGGTtgctggggacctggggggcagggatattgggggaaatggggagtgaccACTAGCGGCTACAGggattttgggggggagggtgacCAAAATGTTGCAGAATTAGATCGTGGTGACAGTTGCACACCTTAGCCAATACCaataaattgtacattttaaagggtgaattttatatgTGAATAATATCACGCTAAAAATAAAACGAATTCTAACTCTGAAAGGAAAATGATTAAACAAGATATACCAGCCTGTGTTGCTATCAGGCCAGGAGAACTAGAAGGGAAAGCATCACAGTATGAAAGCATGTCACTACATTTTGACCGAATACGCAACTCACCTGAAATCTAGAGCAATTCTAAATTCATCCGCACTTAATGACCTGACTTAGAAGACGGGAAGCAATAGATGAAGGAACCACAAGGATAAACTGACAAGGAGCCATCAGGCCTCTGCGCGGGGCATCGTGTGAGGCGGGCTTGGCTCCCGGGCCTGAGCAGGACTACCAAAACCCTCTCAGGCCTGCAGGACAAGATCTGCAGATGACAGTTTGATATTTATCACCAAGGGTCTGATAGGgttgaaaaatactgaaaacctccctctctctctctctctctctctttttttgtttgtttttggtttttgttaaaatcttttaatgtttatctatttttgagacagagagagccagggcGTGAGCAGacgtggggcagagagagagggagacacagaatccgaagcaggctccaggctctgagctgtcagagcctgacacggggctggaacccacgaactgtgagattatgacctgagccgaagttggacgctcaaccgactgagcccccaggcgcccgaaAGCAAAAATGTAATCCTGTCACCGCGCTGCCTCCAAGTAGCCCTCCgatggctccccagtgccctctTGAGAAAGTTCGCTCTCCAGGCCAATCTATAGCCACATCTCGCCACTGCCCTCAATCAACCAAACCGGGTTATTCGGTATTTCCCAAGTAGTCCCCACTTCATGTCTTGCCCACCTGAGGAGACAGGGATGGAGGCAGGACCCGCCCGGACAGAGCTGAGATTCGGTGGAGAACACAGAGCTGAGATCAGAGGGCTGCCCTGTGCCACGCACTGGCTGGCAGGCGGGGCTGAGGCCTCACCGGCCCCTTCACCTCCCGAACAGGCCTGCTTCTCccctgggttcaagtccttcACACTCTCCCCTGCATTCAGCCGCTACAGGAGCTCTCCATCTGTCCAGCCCCAGGCGCcggctctctccatctcttcccccCAGACAGGCGTCCCTGACGCCTGCCCCACCCCATCTCTCGCCCTACACTCCAGAGCGGTCTTTCTAGGGCTCACATCCCATTGTCCACCTCTGCCACTGTGGAAAGACCTCCAGGTTCCCATTTCCCAAGAAATGTAATGAAATGGAGCCAAGGTCCAGGTCGCGCCCTCTTTCCTCACACCGCCACCGCGCACTCGCACGGAGAATGGTGGAGAACGCCCTCTCCTCAAGTCCCTGCACACACCCTCAGGCTGCCACCAAGCCCTCCTCACCTGCACAGAGGCCGGCGGGAGGGTAGAGCACaaggctgtgtggccttggtgCAGTTGcttggcctctctgtgccccagtttcccCAAATGCAAAGTGGAGATGATAAGGAGAGGTTTGCGTTACCACATATGAAGGTctctggaacagtgcctggcatacagcaggGCATTCATGTAAAGCTAGATCCACATCCCTCTTGCTCTACTTCCGTGCCCCTTTGGGCACCTCAAATTACCATGTCCAAACCCAATCTCATCTCTCCCCCAAACCCACCCATTGAACCGCTCTTGGTAACTGGTCCCAAAAGTATGGGCCACCGGGGACGGCTCCttcagtccccacccccagcctatCACTGGTCCCTAAGGAGCTCCCAGGAccatcccccacacacacacccagtgtCCCCCTTGGCAGCGTGAACTCACAGGTTGAGCATCTCCAGAAACCCCGCCACGCACAGGTTTCCACCAAGACACAGTGTGTGACCCACACTGTGCGGTCCAGAACCTCTCATTTCTGGGCTGCTCCCTGGCACCTGGACCCATTCCCAGCTCACAGCGCCCCACTTTTTCCGGCTGTCCGAGCCCAGCACCTGCTACCCCTCTGGCGGCTCACCACTGCTCACAGACTGCGGTCCAGCCCTTATTCTGCCAGGCCTGAGCACCTGTTGTTCCGCAAGCCAGAGAGGCGCTCACAGAGGCGCCCCCCTcgccctctcctccacccctcccagctcctgcctgTGGCTGCAccagcccctcctctctcccaggaGGCCAGACTCACGGCCTaggcacccaggtgacccaaagcTTTCCTCTCAGAAACTGCCCCCTGGGATGGTAAGGCCTCCGGGGGATGAAAGGATGCTGCCTGTGCTTGACCTGGGGGTCCCTCTATGTCCTGGCTCCCAGATGGGCAGGGCAGAACCTCTCTCCCACGTAAGGAGTTTGCCAGGGCCTGATCTCGGGGCgttgggcggggggagggagggcactgGAGGAGAGGACAGGTCTCGAGCAGCTGCCCCAGGTGGTGAAAAACCGGGAGGGCTGATGGACGGTTTTTTAGATGTAGCCATGGCGCCTCCTGCTGGTCGGAGGCCAAACCGCACCCTCGCTCAGAACGGGCGGAGCGGAAGCTCCAAGTGCGCAGGGTGATGATATGGCCATCTGCCAACGAGGGTGACCCCAGCAAGGCTGGCTCCGGCGCTCGTGTCCAGGGCTCCGTCAGCACCCAGTACACTACTTCCCCCACTCAGGTTGTTCTTATCATCAGAGTAAGCCCACCCCTCCATTCCAGGGCCTCCTTCACGAGGCCAGGTGCCTCGCACGATGGGTCCAGCGGCTGACACAAAGTAGAGGCCGAATCAGTATTTGATGGACAAAACAAGAACAGGTAGGTGTCATGAGAGTCCAGTGTTAGGACGTCAGAGGTGGCAGGACAGGGAATGACAGTGGCCCAAGTGGGAGCTAAGGGGAGGCCCATCAGGTCATTGGAGGCGGGGAGATGGAGCTGTTGAGACTTGGCCAGGGTGCTGGCCGCCTCAGGTCCCTTGGACcgcaggcagagaaaggagagcaggCGTGGTAGGACTGGGTTATTCGTCCCAAAAGCCTGGAGCAAAGGATGACCTAGAAGTAGCCATGGGGGCAGGAAAGGaaactgctccccaccccccaccccagacctgcctGGGCTCAGGGGCCCGTGAGGGCTGTGCATGGGGCAGTGTGGGGCAGGAAGGGCTGGAGGAGGCTAGGAGGAGAAAGCTGCCCTATTTGGGTGCCCGGGAATGATGGGGGCATGCCCGCCCGTGCTGGGCCCATCCCCAGCTATCTGGAGGCGCACTGTGCCCGCCTTGCTTCTTGGTGGAAGCCAGCCCCCTGGCTCCAACCCCAAACGCTGCTCCAggcctccccccactccccccgccGAGACCCAGACCAGTGCTACTTTGGGTCTAACTGCCTCCTTTCGGACCTAAAGGCTGACAGAATGATCTCAGTCCTGCACCGCCCTGGGGGCTGACAGACGCAGCTCGCCTGGGGCTTTGGGGGGGCTTCCTCTGCTCTGGGTTGGGCTCTTCCCCTAacggaggaaggaaggaggcaggcccAGCAGGGCCAGGAGACGCTTGGGGGTCCTGGAAAGCAGGGTTCTGGAGCCTTGGCCCACCCAGAATGGGGTTGCAAGGGTCAGGCACCACACAGGCCAGAAGACTGGCCGCCGCCCTTCACGTCCCAAGCCATAACCGACCCAGCCTCAGTGTCCCATgttgtcttcccctcccctcccccaccctggagCACAGGAGTTCCAAAGCCACAATACAGTACAGAGTCGGGGCCTCAGTGGCGCCCTCTCCTGGCTCAGGAGCCCCTCCTCCGCCTTCTGACACGGGCTCCCTAGCCTTCTGCACAAGGTGCCCCTTGGAACCGCCCTGTCTGGCCAGGGCCACGCAaagctgggggaaggaagggagaggctgggggacaCGGCCCAGGGCTCTGGTCGCCCTCCCAGCTGCCGCGGGCCTCCACTTGCCTGTGAGCCCGTCCCGGTCTGTCCCTGCAGCTGGTCCCCAAGGGCCCAGAGACAGCGCTCCTCCCACCCCCGTTTGGCCTCCTGCCACCCACCCCCCTCGGCTGGCAGCCCACAAGGCCACAGCCACATGCAGGCCGGACCGCTagggtggcagagctgggaggccaGGCCACCTCTCGCCGGCACTgtggggggacagggacaggaaaTTCTTGAACAACTGGGAACTTGCCTGCCCGGGAGGGGGCAGTGGGCGAGGCCGCACGGTGGGGGGCCAGTGGGCAGGGGGCCAGCCTCCCTGGTTTCCTTCCCACAGGTGACATCCATCCGCTGCGCACTTGGACCACCATCCCTGGCCCTTAGCCCTCCCTCCAGCGCACCACTGGCCcattactctgtctctctttattgATTTGGGGGAAACTAGAGGGGGTTGCAGGGCCACGACACAAGCGGGAGCACCACAGTCAGCAAAGCACAGAGCGGCGCGCTGGGGAAAGCTGCCCCGGGTGCGGTGGGAGAGTGGGTCGGAGCCTCTGAGGACGTGCCCTGCCAGCCCCTAGGTGAGGGCGGAGCCTGGGTGGCACATGGGGGCGCCATGCACCACACCCACACATCTCCAACTTTCCAGCAGAGGCCAGCCCGgggtcctggggctggggagaggggactgAAAGGGCACACCCACGCGGGAAGGGAGTCCAGGAGTCAGCGCCCTCGGCCTCAGCATctgcctgggtggggaggggcagaaggagagagaagcatggggaaggggcagtcaGGAGGCACCCCCAGCCTGCCCTGCGACCCCCTCTCGATCGCAGGCTCGGGTCTCAGCAGCAGTGGGCTCCTCGTGATCCCTGCAGGCGCCAGCCCCCTCTGGCCTCTATGGTCTGCTTCTCCCAGAACCCCggctccttccctccatccccaccttCCGCCCTCAGTCTTCTGCTCTGTGGGGCTCTCCCTGCTCGGCTCTGGGCCACGCGGAGCCCACCCCCCTCTCGGTTCACTCAGGAGTCGGCTCCCCGTGGGCGCAGGGCCCACGCCCGCACACCTGGGCATCACCACTTGGAGGGCTGGGCAGACCCGAAGCCGGGGTGGCTGTGGCTGGCCATTCTCCTCTCTGAGGCCTCCTCGCCCTCTGGGCTCTGCCCCAGCTTGCGGATGTGACGCAGGAAGGAAGTGGCATTGAACGCTCGCTGTGGGGAGAGAGGGTTGTCAGGCCGTGGCCCCAAGACTCTGAGGACCACAGAGGCCACTGACAACTCAGGCCGTCCCCCCTGAGAGGCGGGGACAGCCCCTCTCCACACTGACCTTCCAGTGGGTCCGGGCAAAATTCTTCTGGATCTGCTCACTAACTGAGCCCAGGATGTCCTTGTCAAAGGCCGCGTCCCCAGAGATCCTAGTGAGAGGGCATGGCTCAGTGGCGGGGGAGTCTGTGAGGGTGGGGTCCCTCCGGTCCCTGGAGAGCTTGGCAGCGGCCCCACTCACCAAAGATGCTGTAAGGCCTGTTGGCAGGTGAACCTCTTCTGCGGGTCTCGCTCCAGAAGGTGCCGGATGAAGTCTTTGGCTGGAGTGGGGGACTCCAGGTCAGcccaccccatccctgccccgCCTCGTCACTGCCCCCTCCCCGAGCTCAGGGCTAGCCTCAAGTTCACCTGATTCTGAGATGTCATCCCAAAAGGGAGAGTCAAACTCGTAGTTGGCCCTCAGGATCTGGCTGAAGAGTTCAGGATCGCTCTCGTCGTAGAAAGGGGGGTACCCACACAGCCTGGCACCCACACATGAATCACCCAGCTGCCGGGCCCTCCCCGACCCagcaggaggcaggcaggcagaagaGGAGCCTTCCCAGCGGTCACTCACAAGATGTACGAGATGACACCCAGGGCCCACACATCCACAGCCTTCCCATAGGGTTTCTGCTCCAAGAGCTCCGGGGCTGGGggccagagacagacagacacacacccgCGCGCACGCGCACCATGGCTTCAGTGCTGCCAGGAATGACCCACCGTCCACCCTTCCCCTGGCACCATGTCCCGCAGCCCCCTCAGGCCCAGTGAGTCTCATGGCGCACCCCCCCTCACTGACCCACATATCCTGGGGTCCCGCAGGCAGTGCCTAGCATGTTGCCGGTCTGGATTTTGGAGAGGCCAAAGTCAGAGACCATGATCTTGGAGTCCTCAAAGGGTGTAGCATAGAGGAGGTTTTCAGGCTGTGACACACGGGCGCCAGAGAAAGTGCCAGGTCAGACCCGGCACGGCCCTTGGGACTGGGCACCTTCGAGTGCCCCAGACCCTTGGTGCACAGGGATGAAGGGTGAGGCCCCGGGCGGACGGGCAGGAAGGCGGGCACCTTGAGGTCTCGGTGCACGATCCCCAAGCTGTGCAGGTAGGAGACGGCGCCCAGGACCTGGCCCACTAGGTGGCTGGCGTCCTTCTCCGTGTAGGAGCCACGTTCCATGATGCGGTCAAACAGCTCACCCCCTGTCACCCTGGGGGCAGTGAGGACTCGGCTAATTCAGGCCTGTCGGCGCCCACTCACCACCCAGCCCAAGCCCCCGCCTGCCCAGCCTGCCCTCCTCACAGCTCCATGGCCAGGTAGAGGTGGGAAGGGCTCTCGTGGACGTCCTCCAGAGCCACAATGTTGGGGTGGCTGACCCTGCAATGGCAACACAAAAGCCCTTATGGGCCACCGCAACTCCCTCTGGGCCTCTCAGGGCCCCGAGGGCTTTGTCCCCGGCCCCCAGGGAAggctttctcccccttctctccctccatcctctgccccccttccctaCCACAGGCCACCCCTGCCTGGTCCAGCAAGGCAGAGTCCCaggccaggggctcctggggatGCTGAAAAGGCCGGGCGCTCTGCCCCAGGGTGCTGGACTGCGGGCCTGAGCCGCAGCAGCCTGGCCAGGGCCAAGGGTGAGCACGCACCTGCGGAGCACGGCAATTTCGTTCTCCACCAGCGCCTCCTTGCCTCGAAGGGCCTTCTTGGGGATGCACTTGAGGGCGACAAGGTGTGAGGAGCCCCGCTCCTGGGCCAGCACCACCTCAGAGAAGGCGCccctgaggcagagagggggaggcaggaagggagggggggagaggcaaagaggaggaaaggagggggaggggagggaaagcagAGGTGCCCAGGGGGAAAGGCCCTCCTAGCTGAAGAAGGTGGGGAGGCCCTCCCAGTCCCATCCCACCcatccacccccacacacactcacacattcgctcacacacacacacacacacacaccacgttaCATtcattgacacacacacacacactcacgagCCGAGCTTCTCCCGGATCTCATAGACACTGCTGATGTCTTCCGTCTGTTTCTTGAGAAGCAGCATGTCTGTAGGGGGTCGGACAGAGATGGAGAGCGGCCCCCTGGGCGAAGCCACCGTCAGTGGCAGCCTTGCTCAGAAACACGTAAACCTCCCCCGGCCGGGCAGCgttcgcccctcccccaccgcccagGCCCGCACTCCCAGGTGGGCGACTCCCGGCGAGGCCGCCGCAgaccttcctcccctcccagctACGAGGCCGAGGTCCGGAGCCCCCCACCCTGGCACCTCGACGGCGATCAGCGCCCAGacaccccttctctgcctccataCCACCGAGTCAGTGACGATCGGCCGCCTTCCAGAAGGCTCCgtgcacccccaccccatcccctctgGGCCCACCCCCATCCACAGCGCCCACAGACGGCCCGCCCACGCCCCCAGGCCTAGACCTGCCACCCACGGCGCAGGGCTCCCAGGCACTCGCCACTCAGGCCACCGACCCTCCCAAGATGCACCTGCGACCCCCGCGCCCAGCCGCctgccacggccacggccacccACGCGGCCGCCAAAGCGCAGCCCGGCCCTCGGCGCCTCGGGGAGGGAAGGACTCGGCAGCCTGGGCCTCCCACGTCCNNNNNNNNNNNNNNNNNNNNNNNNNNNNNNNNNNNNNNNNNNNNNNNNNNNNNNNNNNNNNNNNNNNNNNNNNNNNNNNNNNNNNNNNNNNNNNNNNNNNGACCGAGCTTGCGGTGGTGGCCGAGCGCCGCCGCGGCGCTGCAGGGCGCCTTGTAAGGCAATCGGCCGGCGCCGGCCCCCACCGCTTCCCTCCTCAGTCATTCACGCCGGTTCCTGCCGGCTCTGGCCCCTTGGCGGCTGGCTGGGccggccccagggcctttgcaccacCGTGTTCCTGCCCAGAAGTCTCTTCACCCACATGTTGACATAGCTCTTTGCACGCTCTCAGGGCTTTTCCCTCACCCAGCGCTGCCACTTCTGCCACCCTGGCCTGAGCCGCCATCAGCACTCAACTGGAGGACAGCAACCGCCTCCCCATTGGGGGCCCTTTGCTCTCTGACCCCACCCTCCACCCGTCCTACCCAGTCTCTTCCTCACCCCGCAGCCAGAGCATTTCCTATATTGAGATCATGTCACCAGATATCCAGAGCCTTCCACAGGTCTCTGGGCCATGAGTCAAAGCACAAATCCTTACAGTGGCCTAAGGGCTCTGCATGATCCCCCCTTCCCTGTCGCTGCTCTGGCCCCTTTCCACCCAGTCTCCCCCTTGGTCAACCAGCTCTAGACAGCTCCAACCGCACTGGCTTCCTAACTGGCCCTCCAACACCCCACATATgcagctgccccagggcctttgcactcactgcctctctgcctggaatgctcttcacCCAGGTATCTGCTTGGCTTGCTCCCTCACTCTGTCAAGTCTTAGCTCAAACTTCACCTCCTCAGACAGGCCTCCCCCGCCCAGTCTCTAGTACATCACCATGCCTGCCCTGCCTTCAGAAGACTCCACTGCAAAATCACCTTCTCCATCTTGTCTTCCTCACCTAAGAATCCACTCCTAGAAAGTGCCCCTGCTGAACCAGCTCAGGAAATAAGTGTGCGGTGAGTGGATTAAACCCTTTGTGCAACTATTGGTGGATTCCTCCAATCCAGTCACTTCTCAGTTCTGGCTCCCCTCCTAGGCGGTCCGGGCCCCACCAAGGATGGGGGGACAGGCGCTCTGGCTGTTGACAGGAGCACATCCATACCAGTTGGTGCTGCACAGGCTTCACAGACTCACAGGGGTCTGTCTGTAGGCCCTGGCATGACGCAAAGtccttgttttttaactttatttattttgaaagagagagagagtgaacatgagcagtgaaagggcagagaaagagggggggacagaattccaagcaggctccatgtggtcagtacagagccagatgcggggctcgatctcaccaaccctgagatccccacctgagtcgaaatccagagtcagacacgtaaccaacggagccacccaggtgtccgtgACACGAAGTCTTTTAAGAAGGTCCACAGGGCAGACAGAGGTTTTCCAAAATCATCTTTCCAGAACTCAGGTGC includes these proteins:
- the PNCK gene encoding calcium/calmodulin-dependent protein kinase type 1B encodes the protein MLLLKKQTEDISSVYEIREKLGSGAFSEVVLAQERGSSHLVALKCIPKKALRGKEALVENEIAVLRRVSHPNIVALEDVHESPSHLYLAMELVTGGELFDRIMERGSYTEKDASHLVGQVLGAVSYLHSLGIVHRDLKPENLLYATPFEDSKIMVSDFGLSKIQTGNMLGTACGTPGYVAPELLEQKPYGKAVDVWALGVISYILLCGYPPFYDESDPELFSQILRANYEFDSPFWDDISESAKDFIRHLLERDPQKRFTCQQALQHLWISGDAAFDKDILGSVSEQIQKNFARTHWKRAFNATSFLRHIRKLGQSPEGEEASERRMASHSHPGFGSAQPSKW